One Vibrio campbellii CAIM 519 = NBRC 15631 = ATCC 25920 genomic window carries:
- a CDS encoding GNAT family N-acetyltransferase, whose translation MLKKTTTLSAEIDCSWQKQFKVSCNLYNGYSYDPHYWQKFSDLCAVFLYQSDGCTFISCPENLWDKIKHVQPSELEKRLNNKQLFCEYDDVDYYLFNDGKINQDDGIHFLSIESDLELLESFVSRMSEEDILKADFDLDSHFFYGIFDNKALVAVLASYCFKGKEPFESLSILVAPEARGKGYGKRLLAHLVSEVKFRQRKVRYRVNIENTPSIKLCQSLGFEAYSRQRVFTPE comes from the coding sequence ATGCTCAAAAAAACAACCACGCTTTCCGCGGAAATCGATTGCTCTTGGCAAAAGCAGTTCAAAGTGAGCTGTAATTTGTACAATGGCTATTCATATGACCCTCACTATTGGCAAAAGTTCTCCGATCTTTGTGCTGTATTTTTATACCAATCTGACGGCTGCACGTTTATATCTTGCCCCGAAAATCTATGGGACAAAATTAAACATGTTCAGCCAAGTGAACTCGAGAAAAGATTAAATAATAAGCAATTGTTCTGTGAATATGACGATGTCGACTATTATTTATTTAATGACGGCAAAATCAATCAAGACGATGGGATACATTTTCTCTCTATCGAGTCTGATCTCGAGTTACTTGAATCGTTTGTAAGTCGAATGAGTGAAGAAGATATCCTCAAAGCGGATTTCGACCTCGATAGCCATTTCTTTTATGGTATTTTCGATAACAAAGCGTTGGTCGCTGTGCTTGCTTCTTATTGTTTTAAAGGGAAAGAACCGTTTGAGTCTTTATCCATATTGGTTGCTCCTGAAGCAAGAGGTAAAGGATATGGAAAACGGCTGCTTGCTCATTTAGTTAGTGAGGTGAAGTTTAGGCAGCGTAAAGTTAGATATCGAGTGAATATTGAAAACACGCCTTCAATAAAGTTGTGTCAATCTTTGGGTTTTGAAGCGTACAGTCGTCAAAGAGTATTTACTCCGGAGTGA
- a CDS encoding GNAT family N-acetyltransferase, with protein sequence MGYTVRNAVRGEANQIAKIHVDSWQVAYRGLMPQSYIDQFTRERRERMWTRVMTEQLANLIVVEKQKEIVGFLSYELPNHSSEDKTAIVTCCYVSPLYFGQGAGSALFDELETRLLSTPVMQISLKALDTNKQGLNFYKKCGFVRSGEEESEVIDDMTLNDVTLVKYIART encoded by the coding sequence ATGGGATATACAGTTAGAAATGCAGTGAGAGGTGAGGCGAACCAGATCGCCAAAATACACGTTGATTCATGGCAGGTTGCCTACAGAGGACTGATGCCACAGAGCTATATTGATCAGTTTACTCGAGAGCGTCGAGAGCGAATGTGGACGCGAGTAATGACAGAGCAACTGGCAAACCTCATTGTTGTAGAGAAGCAGAAAGAGATCGTCGGCTTTCTAAGTTATGAACTGCCTAATCACTCCAGCGAAGACAAAACTGCGATTGTGACCTGTTGCTATGTGTCGCCATTGTATTTTGGGCAAGGAGCAGGCAGTGCGTTGTTTGATGAATTGGAAACACGATTACTCTCAACGCCTGTGATGCAAATTAGCCTTAAGGCACTAGATACCAATAAGCAGGGACTCAATTTCTACAAGAAGTGTGGTTTTGTGCGCTCTGGTGAGGAAGAGTCGGAAGTGATTGATGACATGACGTTGAACGATGTGACGCTGGTGAAGTACATAGCGCGTACCTAA
- the rplY gene encoding 50S ribosomal protein L25, whose product MKFEAVVRTELGKGASRRLRHAGKFPAVVYGGEEAAVAIVLNHDDIVNQMDKPEFYEGIVLVIDGAEVKVKPQDVQRHAFKPKVEHMDFIRI is encoded by the coding sequence ATGAAATTCGAAGCAGTAGTACGTACTGAACTAGGTAAAGGTGCGAGCCGCCGCCTACGTCACGCTGGCAAATTCCCTGCAGTTGTATACGGCGGTGAAGAAGCAGCAGTTGCTATCGTTCTTAACCACGACGACATCGTTAACCAAATGGACAAGCCTGAGTTCTACGAAGGTATCGTTCTAGTGATCGACGGCGCTGAAGTTAAAGTTAAGCCGCAAGACGTTCAACGTCACGCTTTCAAGCCAAAAGTTGAGCACATGGACTTCATCCGTATCTAA
- a CDS encoding glycosyltransferase family 2 protein: MNPISIVIITLNEEKRIGRLLEDLTKQTHQNFEVIVVDSNSEDSTREVAQAYESALSELTVHHMDTRGVSLGRNTGAELAKYERILFLDADVRLPSDFLSRAMSKLEDAKLEVAGVYMGSKNLPMAHKLGYWVFNAGLFITQYTFPTAVGACIFSTKRVHNEINGFDESITLCEDCDYVKRASKTWRFRFLPMTFAFDPRRLDQDGFFKMGMTYFKANVRRFFFGEMRNNEMEYKFGHYKDQHS, encoded by the coding sequence ATGAATCCTATCAGTATCGTGATTATTACCCTTAATGAAGAAAAACGTATTGGTCGACTACTTGAAGATTTAACCAAACAAACTCACCAGAACTTTGAAGTGATCGTGGTGGATTCGAACAGCGAAGATTCGACTCGTGAAGTTGCACAAGCTTACGAAAGCGCATTGTCAGAACTGACGGTGCATCATATGGATACGCGTGGTGTCAGTCTAGGTCGTAACACAGGTGCAGAACTGGCGAAATATGAACGTATTCTGTTTTTGGATGCGGACGTACGCTTACCGAGTGATTTTTTGAGCCGCGCTATGAGTAAACTTGAGGACGCGAAGCTAGAAGTTGCTGGTGTGTACATGGGCTCAAAAAATCTGCCAATGGCGCATAAGTTGGGTTACTGGGTGTTTAACGCGGGTTTGTTTATTACTCAGTACACTTTCCCAACGGCGGTAGGTGCTTGTATTTTCTCTACCAAACGTGTGCATAACGAGATTAATGGTTTTGATGAATCCATTACGCTTTGTGAAGATTGCGATTACGTGAAGCGTGCTTCAAAAACTTGGCGTTTCCGTTTTTTACCGATGACGTTTGCATTTGACCCGCGTCGTTTGGATCAAGATGGTTTCTTTAAAATGGGTATGACCTATTTCAAAGCCAATGTACGACGATTCTTCTTTGGTGAGATGCGTAACAACGAAATGGAATACAAATTCGGTCACTACAAAGACCAGCATTCATAA
- a CDS encoding LssY C-terminal domain-containing protein translates to MLETISLFFGALLDSTIGPNLFVPGEPFLLAAGYQLHEGVIWGVVAVLLGGWIGDQLSYFIGKRAGSKTQKKLIRWQAKTRRPIARCRLLMKKRGNAILIFARLLGPGAWVVPFMAGTANVSWKRFTVCSSIGLILGVGQFVVAGYLLAAGLNTWIPLDSIKFILVEHKLLIASVLIASVFALVAWKKNWSRKWTKSLTALVFCLVAANYGHFFYLADDNIEQTDVTGNQSIVLNDIGFKVYPGRSNVFDAQAVNLVYVGESPRTLMQELGWLENQTFSRNDIELADYASLLKQKLPPVSDLFWNGKPQAMAFQEPGSLLKRSHVRWWPAGLESKSGQPIWVGAISYDDGLKLAHYSGIVTVLHRIDPNVDSERDRLANQIEASHLRLVGELHSLAQPVAMDSKHDYYSDGNVLLISEPSLAINLSNQKVI, encoded by the coding sequence ATGCTGGAGACTATCAGTCTGTTCTTCGGAGCACTCCTTGATTCGACGATTGGACCTAATCTCTTTGTCCCGGGCGAGCCGTTTTTGCTCGCTGCGGGCTATCAACTACATGAAGGCGTGATTTGGGGCGTCGTCGCCGTTTTGTTGGGCGGTTGGATTGGCGATCAACTCAGTTACTTTATTGGAAAACGTGCTGGCTCTAAAACACAGAAGAAGCTGATTCGTTGGCAAGCCAAAACAAGGCGTCCAATTGCGCGCTGTCGTTTGTTAATGAAAAAACGCGGTAATGCTATTTTGATCTTTGCTCGTTTACTCGGACCTGGTGCTTGGGTCGTGCCATTTATGGCGGGTACTGCGAATGTGAGTTGGAAGCGTTTTACTGTCTGTTCATCAATTGGATTGATACTTGGTGTTGGGCAATTTGTCGTTGCTGGGTATTTGCTTGCTGCGGGTCTTAACACATGGATTCCACTTGATTCCATAAAGTTCATCCTTGTTGAGCATAAGCTTCTTATTGCCTCAGTACTCATCGCTTCTGTATTCGCTCTTGTGGCTTGGAAGAAAAACTGGTCACGTAAATGGACCAAATCCCTAACGGCTTTAGTGTTCTGTTTAGTTGCTGCGAATTATGGACACTTTTTCTATCTAGCAGACGACAATATTGAACAAACCGATGTCACTGGAAATCAATCGATAGTCCTTAATGATATCGGCTTTAAGGTTTATCCGGGGCGCTCGAATGTGTTTGACGCTCAGGCCGTAAATTTGGTCTACGTCGGTGAATCACCGAGAACCTTAATGCAAGAACTCGGTTGGCTAGAAAATCAAACCTTTTCAAGAAACGACATTGAGTTGGCAGATTATGCGAGCTTATTAAAGCAAAAGCTGCCACCTGTGTCGGATTTGTTTTGGAATGGCAAACCACAAGCGATGGCATTTCAAGAGCCAGGAAGTTTGCTAAAACGCTCTCATGTACGCTGGTGGCCAGCGGGGTTAGAATCAAAGTCAGGTCAACCGATTTGGGTGGGTGCGATTAGTTACGATGACGGTCTAAAGTTGGCGCATTATTCGGGCATTGTGACGGTTTTGCATCGAATAGATCCTAATGTGGACAGCGAAAGGGATCGTCTAGCGAATCAAATTGAAGCCAGTCATTTAAGGCTAGTGGGAGAGTTACATTCTTTGGCACAGCCTGTTGCAATGGACAGTAAGCATGACTATTACTCTGATGGAAACGTGTTGTTGATTAGCGAGCCATCATTAGCCATAAACTTATCCAACCAAAAAGTTATCTAG
- a CDS encoding ATP-binding protein produces MPSKHRLPMHILKRLSIKSRLVLAAVVWLTAMILAAGVTIPTQVYSYMVDDTRSQLNVYMDEIAAQLEVDSQGQLTLSTQLSDPRFSRPYSGLYWSASTKTSLERSRSLWDKRIEYKGLDKDAFGARDEKLITLKKTLYLPDYDGPIDVIIGIDEDPIEGTIQSLTGQLWIILGLLFAGVLAVILLQIAWSLSPLTKLQRELAELKSGNKKGLEEEYPKEISPLISDLNALLFHYQELLERARNHAGNLSHALKTPLSVLKNEVQNFTPEEQERLNAPITQIQQHIDYHLGRARMAGSMNILSVKSNPSERVDAISMAFDKVYVHRDVTLINELDSELNVAVEKTDLDEMVGNLLENGYKWANSIIRVHSTLDKDNIHIIVEDDGPGIPAEQLCQVIKRGYRLDETTPGSGLGLNIVSEMAHSYRGQLELSESKMGGLKATLILQKSRA; encoded by the coding sequence ATGCCGAGTAAACACAGGCTACCTATGCACATTCTTAAGCGGCTGAGTATAAAAAGCCGCTTAGTACTGGCGGCGGTTGTCTGGCTAACGGCTATGATCCTCGCTGCGGGAGTAACGATCCCCACCCAAGTGTATAGCTATATGGTGGATGATACTCGCTCCCAATTGAATGTCTACATGGACGAGATTGCCGCCCAGCTCGAAGTCGACAGCCAAGGCCAACTCACTCTCTCTACCCAACTTTCCGACCCTAGATTCAGTCGCCCATACAGTGGCCTTTATTGGAGTGCTTCCACCAAAACAAGCTTAGAACGTTCGCGATCGTTGTGGGATAAGAGAATTGAGTACAAAGGATTGGATAAAGACGCCTTTGGCGCTCGTGATGAAAAGCTTATCACGTTGAAAAAGACACTTTACCTGCCAGATTACGACGGTCCCATTGATGTCATCATCGGCATTGACGAAGATCCAATTGAAGGCACAATCCAGTCTTTAACGGGGCAGCTTTGGATCATTCTAGGATTGCTCTTTGCTGGTGTTCTTGCGGTTATCTTGCTGCAAATCGCGTGGTCTTTAAGCCCGCTAACCAAGCTGCAAAGAGAGTTAGCCGAGCTTAAATCAGGCAATAAAAAAGGCTTGGAAGAAGAGTACCCGAAAGAAATTTCCCCTTTGATTTCTGACCTTAATGCCCTGCTCTTTCACTATCAAGAGCTGCTTGAACGTGCCCGTAATCATGCAGGAAACTTATCTCACGCGCTGAAAACACCGCTTTCCGTTTTAAAAAACGAGGTGCAAAACTTCACGCCTGAAGAACAAGAACGCTTGAACGCGCCAATCACACAAATCCAACAACACATCGATTACCACTTAGGTCGCGCTCGTATGGCTGGCTCTATGAATATTCTTTCGGTGAAATCGAACCCTTCAGAGCGCGTTGATGCCATATCCATGGCGTTTGACAAGGTATACGTACACCGTGACGTCACACTGATTAACGAGCTTGATTCTGAATTGAACGTCGCCGTAGAGAAAACCGACCTAGATGAGATGGTGGGTAACTTGCTTGAGAACGGCTACAAGTGGGCCAACAGCATCATTCGTGTTCATTCAACGCTAGATAAGGACAATATTCATATTATCGTTGAAGACGACGGCCCGGGAATTCCTGCCGAGCAACTATGCCAAGTCATAAAGCGTGGCTACCGACTGGATGAAACCACACCAGGTTCTGGTTTGGGCTTAAACATTGTCAGTGAAATGGCACACAGTTACCGCGGCCAGCTTGAACTATCAGAGAGCAAAATGGGCGGTTTAAAAGCCACATTGATTCTGCAAAAGAGCCGCGCTTAA
- a CDS encoding response regulator transcription factor has translation MKILVVEDEPRLGEQILETLENNGWVPELSQDGIDALYRATSEEWDAIVLDLGLPKLDGLTVLKGIRDENINTPVVILSARDTLSQRVEGLNAGADDYLTKPFEMVELTARLRAQLRRASGNASPVMQIGDLSLDTRSSKVLWQGQAVSLTALEYKVVAYFMHNPEKVISRTELVEHIYKQDFDRDSNTIEVFIGRIRKKIAPKIIKTVRGLGYQLNAE, from the coding sequence ATGAAAATACTTGTTGTCGAAGATGAACCTCGCCTAGGCGAACAAATTTTAGAAACGTTGGAAAACAATGGCTGGGTGCCAGAACTTTCCCAAGATGGCATCGATGCGCTTTACCGTGCTACCTCAGAAGAATGGGACGCTATTGTGCTAGACCTAGGCTTGCCGAAGCTAGATGGTTTAACGGTTCTAAAAGGCATTCGAGATGAAAACATTAATACACCAGTTGTGATTTTAAGTGCCCGTGACACATTATCTCAACGTGTTGAAGGTTTGAATGCTGGCGCCGATGACTACCTGACTAAGCCATTTGAAATGGTTGAGTTAACAGCTCGACTTCGAGCCCAATTGCGCCGCGCTTCGGGTAACGCCTCACCTGTCATGCAGATTGGTGACTTGAGTTTAGATACACGCTCCTCAAAAGTACTGTGGCAAGGACAAGCGGTCAGCTTAACCGCGCTGGAATATAAAGTAGTTGCGTACTTCATGCACAACCCAGAAAAAGTCATTTCTCGTACCGAATTAGTAGAGCACATCTATAAGCAAGACTTCGACCGTGACTCAAACACCATTGAAGTTTTCATTGGTCGTATTCGTAAGAAAATCGCGCCAAAGATCATCAAAACCGTCCGCGGACTGGGGTACCAACTGAATGCCGAGTAA
- a CDS encoding PepSY domain-containing protein — MSISFTPRKLSVLLGLVPLLLSAPSFASHHDHHDDKDGHAIVRDVEKPGTRIEFDEDQDEVYRAVQKGYIRPFSDMYEAVENDLYGRIIKVELEEDDDEWVYELKILFNDSVIKVEYDAATLEMLEIKGRNFNKALKPQ, encoded by the coding sequence ATGTCTATCTCCTTCACTCCGCGCAAACTTTCCGTGCTGCTAGGGTTAGTACCGCTTTTATTGTCTGCACCAAGCTTTGCGTCTCACCATGATCATCATGATGACAAAGACGGCCATGCCATTGTTCGTGACGTCGAAAAGCCAGGGACACGAATCGAGTTCGATGAAGATCAGGATGAAGTCTATCGCGCGGTTCAGAAAGGCTACATTCGCCCTTTTTCTGATATGTATGAAGCAGTGGAGAATGATCTGTATGGGCGTATTATTAAGGTAGAGCTTGAGGAAGACGATGATGAATGGGTTTACGAGCTGAAAATCTTGTTCAATGACAGTGTGATAAAAGTGGAATACGACGCCGCCACGCTAGAAATGCTCGAGATAAAAGGACGTAACTTCAACAAAGCCCTCAAGCCACAATAA
- a CDS encoding DEAD/DEAH box helicase, with the protein MYTLRPYQADSVKAVIHYFRKHTTPAVIVLPTGAGKSLVIAELARLAKGRVLVLAHVKELVEQNHAKYEGYGLKGSIFSAGLGRKETDQQVVFASVQSVVRNLDSFKNQFSLLVIDECHRVPDEKTSSYQKVITHLRELNPGIKVLGLTATPYRLGMGWIYQYHTRGQVRTEESRFFRDCIFELPIRYLLDENFLTPARMMDAPVLSYDFSQLKPANTGRYKEAEMDMVIDKAKRATPQIVEQIIQYAKERKGVMVFAATVRHAQEIHGLLPEGETAIVIGDTPTPERDAIIQSFKNREIKYLVNVSVLTTGFDAPHVDLIAILRPTESVSLYQQIVGRGLRLSEGKSECLVLDYAGNSYDLYQPEVGDPKPDSTSEIITIPCPACGFNNNFWGKLDSNGFLLEHFGRRCQGYFEDDETGEREHCGYRFRAKYCGECGADNDIAARICHECDATLVDPDKKLKEALNLKDALIFECTEMELSVFKSNDGKSQLKVTYSGETYQGEGNALVHEFWSLNTKKQKQSFKDQFVRPHLADKHRPFEEASPTKVVANQHRFRLPQFVIARKSGRFWKLRDKIFDDELR; encoded by the coding sequence ATGTACACCCTTCGCCCCTACCAAGCCGACTCTGTAAAAGCGGTAATTCACTATTTTCGTAAACACACCACACCAGCGGTCATTGTGCTACCTACTGGTGCGGGTAAAAGTTTGGTCATTGCAGAGTTAGCAAGGCTTGCCAAAGGTCGAGTACTAGTACTTGCTCACGTAAAAGAGCTGGTAGAACAGAATCACGCCAAGTACGAAGGTTACGGACTAAAAGGCTCAATATTCTCGGCAGGTCTCGGACGTAAAGAGACCGATCAGCAAGTGGTGTTTGCCTCGGTTCAATCCGTGGTGCGCAATCTGGATTCTTTCAAGAATCAATTTTCCTTGTTGGTGATTGACGAGTGCCATCGCGTGCCAGACGAGAAAACCAGTAGCTATCAAAAAGTGATCACTCATCTAAGAGAGCTCAATCCCGGCATCAAAGTATTGGGCTTAACCGCCACACCTTATCGCTTGGGTATGGGATGGATTTATCAGTACCACACCCGTGGACAGGTTCGAACGGAAGAATCACGCTTTTTCCGCGACTGTATCTTCGAGCTCCCTATTCGTTACTTATTGGATGAAAACTTCTTAACGCCTGCTCGCATGATGGACGCCCCCGTCTTATCTTATGACTTCTCGCAGCTAAAGCCTGCCAATACGGGTCGGTACAAAGAAGCGGAAATGGACATGGTGATCGACAAAGCCAAACGTGCGACGCCACAAATCGTTGAGCAAATCATTCAATACGCCAAAGAACGCAAAGGCGTAATGGTGTTTGCAGCCACGGTTCGCCACGCGCAAGAAATCCACGGCCTGTTGCCAGAAGGTGAAACCGCCATCGTCATTGGTGATACGCCAACACCCGAACGTGATGCCATCATTCAATCGTTCAAGAATCGTGAGATAAAGTACTTGGTCAACGTGTCCGTTCTGACCACGGGCTTCGATGCACCACATGTAGATTTAATCGCGATTCTTCGCCCTACCGAATCCGTCAGCTTGTATCAACAAATTGTTGGCCGTGGTTTGCGTCTTTCGGAAGGCAAATCAGAATGTCTCGTGCTGGATTACGCTGGCAACAGCTATGACCTGTACCAACCTGAAGTCGGTGACCCGAAGCCAGACTCCACCAGCGAAATTATCACCATTCCTTGTCCGGCTTGCGGATTCAATAATAACTTCTGGGGCAAATTAGACAGTAATGGCTTTTTGCTTGAGCACTTTGGCCGTCGCTGCCAAGGATATTTTGAGGACGATGAGACAGGAGAGCGTGAACACTGTGGTTATCGCTTCAGAGCGAAATATTGCGGTGAATGTGGCGCTGATAACGATATTGCAGCGCGTATTTGCCATGAATGCGATGCCACACTCGTCGATCCAGATAAAAAGCTTAAAGAAGCATTGAACCTCAAAGATGCGCTTATCTTTGAGTGCACAGAAATGGAGTTGTCAGTGTTCAAATCCAATGATGGTAAGTCACAATTGAAAGTGACCTACTCGGGTGAAACATATCAAGGAGAAGGAAATGCACTGGTTCACGAGTTCTGGTCACTGAATACCAAGAAACAGAAGCAAAGCTTCAAAGACCAGTTTGTTCGTCCCCACCTTGCAGATAAACATCGTCCGTTTGAAGAAGCGTCGCCAACTAAAGTAGTAGCCAACCAGCATCGTTTCCGTCTGCCGCAATTTGTTATTGCCCGTAAGTCAGGCCGCTTCTGGAAGCTGCGCGATAAGATCTTTGACGACGAACTAAGATAA
- the rsuA gene encoding 16S rRNA pseudouridine(516) synthase RsuA: MRLDKYLCDGLGATRKQATKIIKSGEITVDGEVQKSGAFKVPEGGVVEWEGREVGAPGPRYIMLYKPADFVCSHEDGHNPTAFVLLDEPKVENLHFAGRLDVDTTGLVLITDDGQWSHRITSPKHKCEKTYRVWLVDAIQPDYVEKFAEGIELRNEREPTLPAHLEIVNEAENEVLLTIVEGKYHQVKRMFAALGNKVEHLHRERIGSIVLDEALEPGDYRFLTEEEVESVVK; the protein is encoded by the coding sequence ATGCGTTTAGATAAATATTTGTGTGATGGACTGGGTGCGACTCGCAAGCAGGCAACGAAGATCATCAAAAGTGGCGAAATAACGGTTGATGGTGAGGTACAAAAGAGTGGTGCATTCAAAGTACCAGAAGGTGGTGTGGTTGAATGGGAAGGACGCGAAGTTGGTGCTCCTGGCCCTCGTTACATCATGTTGTACAAGCCTGCGGACTTTGTGTGTTCGCATGAAGATGGGCACAACCCAACGGCGTTCGTTCTACTGGATGAGCCAAAGGTAGAAAACTTGCACTTTGCTGGTCGTTTGGATGTGGACACTACCGGTCTTGTGCTGATCACAGACGACGGTCAATGGTCGCACCGTATTACGTCACCAAAACACAAATGTGAGAAGACGTACCGCGTATGGCTAGTGGATGCGATTCAACCTGATTACGTTGAGAAGTTTGCCGAAGGTATTGAGCTACGCAATGAGCGTGAGCCAACACTGCCAGCACATCTTGAGATCGTGAACGAAGCCGAAAACGAAGTGCTGCTAACGATTGTGGAAGGCAAATACCACCAAGTGAAACGTATGTTTGCTGCGCTTGGTAACAAGGTTGAACATCTTCACCGTGAACGTATTGGTTCTATTGTGCTGGATGAAGCACTTGAGCCGGGTGATTACCGCTTCTTAACAGAAGAAGAAGTTGAATCAGTTGTAAAATAA
- a CDS encoding Bcr/CflA family multidrug efflux MFS transporter yields the protein MTEKAQSAPQSQISFLLFLVLGAIGALTPLAIDMYLPAMPTIAKDLGVTPGAVQITLTAYTAGFAIGQLIHGPLADSYGRRPVLILGVLFFGLAAVVSATTNGIDALTYVRTAQGFAGAAAAVIIQAVVRDMFDREDFARAMSFVTLVITIAPLVAPMIGGHLAIWLGWRSIFWVLAIFAVVVILLVLWMIPETLKPENRQPLRFRTTIRNYARLCSNPEALGLMLSGAFSFSGMFAFLTAGSFVYIDLYGVRPDQFGYLFGLNIVAMIIMTSLNGRMVKKVGSHFMLRFGLTVQLIAGIGLFVGWMLDLGLWGMVPFVVLFIGTLSTIGSNSMALLLSGYPTMAGTASSLAGTLRFGTGSLVGALVAAMPGAVAWPMVIVMFACSVLSALFYWTLGRKA from the coding sequence ATGACAGAAAAAGCCCAAAGTGCTCCCCAGTCACAAATCAGTTTTTTATTGTTTCTTGTACTCGGTGCAATTGGTGCGCTGACGCCACTTGCTATCGATATGTACCTACCTGCTATGCCAACCATCGCGAAAGATCTTGGTGTAACCCCAGGTGCGGTACAGATTACGTTAACGGCTTATACGGCAGGTTTTGCGATAGGTCAGTTGATTCATGGTCCGTTAGCGGATAGCTATGGTCGCCGACCTGTACTCATTTTAGGTGTGCTCTTTTTTGGTTTGGCAGCGGTAGTCAGTGCGACCACTAACGGTATCGATGCGCTAACTTATGTGCGTACGGCGCAAGGTTTCGCTGGCGCTGCGGCTGCTGTGATCATCCAAGCGGTCGTGCGTGATATGTTTGACCGTGAAGATTTCGCGCGTGCTATGTCGTTCGTGACCTTGGTGATTACGATTGCGCCTTTGGTAGCGCCGATGATTGGTGGCCATCTAGCGATTTGGCTCGGCTGGCGTTCGATCTTCTGGGTACTCGCTATCTTCGCTGTTGTAGTGATTTTGCTTGTTCTGTGGATGATCCCAGAAACGCTTAAGCCAGAAAACCGTCAGCCACTAAGATTCAGAACCACGATTCGTAACTATGCACGCCTGTGTTCTAACCCTGAGGCATTGGGTTTGATGCTTTCAGGTGCGTTCTCGTTCTCTGGTATGTTTGCATTCCTGACTGCGGGTTCGTTTGTTTATATTGATTTATATGGTGTTCGACCTGACCAATTTGGTTACCTATTTGGTTTGAACATCGTAGCGATGATTATCATGACCAGTCTAAATGGTCGCATGGTGAAAAAGGTCGGCTCGCACTTCATGCTACGTTTCGGACTAACCGTGCAGTTGATTGCGGGTATTGGCCTGTTTGTCGGCTGGATGCTTGACCTTGGCTTGTGGGGCATGGTGCCTTTTGTTGTGCTGTTTATCGGTACTTTGTCTACGATTGGTAGTAACTCAATGGCTCTGCTGTTGAGTGGATACCCAACCATGGCTGGTACGGCATCTTCACTTGCAGGTACACTGCGATTTGGCACTGGCTCACTGGTTGGTGCGCTCGTTGCTGCAATGCCAGGCGCTGTTGCGTGGCCGATGGTTATCGTTATGTTTGCTTGTTCAGTGCTGTCTGCACTGTTTTATTGGACTTTAGGAAGAAAGGCGTAA
- a CDS encoding DUF2913 family protein, which yields MSNYTKEIQNLVNAALADLDQEHRSGKLANAPVANNHYLVRWVTKALKSQRFGRTVGDDLTRWQKAGRSKGNDAGLLFIFKRISGFYAQFFPEGEEPKVIKDSDIEAFLDLMEQAGWEVSTSEQLVGCGKVQIFTEGQNSLALCADQCESCFDGERLVKPMSWFVRGNHADFVEKASQAGYMVHKVTDYKSMVKYHGEYLIFPANEGNQLAEIPLSFQAD from the coding sequence ATGTCTAATTACACCAAAGAAATTCAAAACTTAGTTAACGCTGCTTTGGCAGATTTAGACCAAGAGCACCGCTCAGGCAAATTGGCCAACGCGCCAGTTGCTAACAACCACTACTTGGTACGTTGGGTCACAAAGGCGCTGAAATCACAACGCTTTGGGCGCACAGTGGGTGATGACCTAACACGTTGGCAGAAAGCTGGTCGTTCAAAAGGTAACGATGCAGGTTTGCTATTCATCTTCAAACGTATCTCTGGCTTTTACGCGCAGTTTTTCCCTGAAGGTGAAGAGCCTAAAGTTATCAAAGACTCTGACATTGAAGCGTTCTTGGATCTTATGGAACAGGCTGGCTGGGAAGTGTCTACATCTGAGCAACTAGTTGGTTGCGGTAAAGTACAAATCTTTACTGAAGGGCAGAACTCATTGGCATTGTGTGCAGACCAATGTGAAAGCTGTTTTGATGGTGAGCGACTGGTAAAACCGATGAGTTGGTTTGTTCGTGGTAACCATGCGGACTTTGTTGAGAAAGCATCGCAAGCAGGCTACATGGTTCACAAAGTAACCGACTACAAATCGATGGTGAAATACCACGGCGAATACCTTATCTTCCCTGCGAATGAAGGTAATCAATTAGCAGAGATTCCACTGTCATTTCAAGCTGACTAA